Part of the Virgibacillus natechei genome is shown below.
GTTGAATATACAGATCCAGTCAAGGCTTTTAAGGATGATGGACATGAGGTTATTACAATTGAAAAGGAAAAAGGAAAAGATGTAACAGGAAAAAGTGACGACACAAAAGTTACCATTGATCAGGGGATCGATGACGTAAATCCGAGTGATTTTGACGCATTATTTATTCCAGGTGGTTTCTCACCGGATCAATTACGTGCAGACGACCGGTTTGTAAAATTTGCCAAGCATTTCATGGATGAGAAGAAACCTGTCTTCGCTATTTGCCATGGACCACAATTATTAATCACAGCAAAAACGTTAGAAGGCCGTGATGCAACTGGATTTAAATCCATTCAGGTTGACATGGAATATGCTGGTGCGAAAGTAGTTGATAAAGAGGTCGTTGTTTGTCAGAACCAATTGGTAACAAGTCGTCAGCCAGATGACATTCCAGCATTTAATCGTGAATCGGTTAACCTACTCAAATAAGTATAAAACCCCCTAATCGCAAGTTAGCGGTTAGGGGGTTTTTCTAATTGCATAGGAAACTATAGAATTTAAATGCTGGGGGATAACTTATATGCTGGAATATCCACGTCCAGCTCCAGCGCCCAGCAACTATCAAACTTCACACTCCTCCACTACGATAAAGAAGACTTACTGATTGCCAAGCCGGAGGCGTAGGCAGAAGTAAAGTCGCACTTATGCCCTGTGGGTGAAAAGAAGACTTACTGATTGCCAAGCCGGAGGCGTAGGCAGAAGTAAAGTCGCACTTATGCCCTGTGGGTGAAAAGAAGACTTACTGATTGCCAAGCCGGAGGCGTAGGCAGAAGTAAAGTCGCACTTATGCCCTGTGGGTGAAAAGAAGACTTACTGATTGCCAAGCCGGAGGCGTAGGCAGAAGTAAAGTCGCACTTATGCCCTGTAGGTGAAAAGAAGACTTGCCGATTGGCTCCGCCAGAGGCTTAGTCGCACTTATACCCTTGCGGTGAAAGTCAACATCTACTCCCTTCGTTTAAGGAAGGCCGACTAAAACCGGGCTTGCGCTCAGGCGTCGGCATACCCCTATGAAGGGGCATGTTTCCTTTTCGCTTTCCAAGCATAAGATTCACTTTGACTTTCGCCACTACTGGCGATAAGTCAAGTTCATCTAATCTCATTGCGGGGTGGAAGTTCAACTAAAACCGCCACTTTGCGTGGCAACGTTGAACCACCCGCGATGCGCGGGCGCAGTTTGTACGTTGCTAAACGGGCGCTTGCGCTTTTGTTCTCTATTCAAGTTTTGTAATGTTAAATTGATCCTGTAGTAATAGCCAGTTCTGCGGAAAGGCCAGACCCAGCTTCCAATAAGCAATTCCAAGCAGGTCCAATTCACGAATCAAATCGAACTTTGCCTGGATCGACCTAGCATCTTCAAACCATACCTCATGTCGGTTTCCTTGTGCATCTGTATATAAATAAAATGGTGCGTGTGCTGTCTGGTCAAATTCAATTGCTACGTTTTGTTCACGGGCTCTTGTTATCGCTTGTTGTGGACTGATGGCTTCAGCTAGTTCTCCCCCTTCTTCAAATGGTAGCGTCCAATCATATCCATATAAGTTTTGGCCGAGTAAGATTTTTTCAGAAGGCATTACGGATAGGGCAAACTCTACTACTTCACGAACCTGGTCGATGGGGGAGACAGCCATTGCGGGGCCACCACCATACCCCCATTCATACGTCATTAATACGACAAAATCAGCAATTTCCCCGTGAGCTGCGTAGTCATGGGCTTCATACCATGCCCCTTCTTGTTCAGGATCGGTTTTAGGTGCTAATGCAGTAGACATTAATAAGCCTGCATTAGCTATACGTTGTTTGGCGGTTCGCAGGAAATTATTATATGCTTCTCTATCGTCTGGCGGTAAAAATTCAAAATCGAAATGTATATCTGTAAACCCAGCCGTCGTTGCTGTATTAATCACACTGTCTATCAATGTGTTTTGAACAGCTTGAACCGTTAAAATGATATGGCCTAATTCAGCACTGAACGCGCCCTCTTCCAAATTAGTGACAACAAGCATGAGAGACGCATTATTGTTATTTGCAATTTGTGGCAGGTTACCAAGCGGAGGTGCTGTTAGCGTTCCATCACGATTAACATTGTAGCTGAAAAGCGCAAGATAGGTTAAATAGGGTGCATTTTTCGATGTGGCGTTTTCCAGTGTTTCCGAAACGGCATCGCCCATCGGTTCAACATAGGCATTCGTTGTAATAGCCCTTGTTGGTCTAGGTGGGATATATAATCGGTATCCAACCGGCAGTATATTACCTACAGGGAAATTATTTAGTTGTGCTAATTCCTGATAGGACATATCAAACTGCTGTGCAATTGAATAAAGACTGTCATTAGGTTGAACGAA
Proteins encoded:
- a CDS encoding type 1 glutamine amidotransferase domain-containing protein, with amino-acid sequence MGKKIATVITDLFEDVEYTDPVKAFKDDGHEVITIEKEKGKDVTGKSDDTKVTIDQGIDDVNPSDFDALFIPGGFSPDQLRADDRFVKFAKHFMDEKKPVFAICHGPQLLITAKTLEGRDATGFKSIQVDMEYAGAKVVDKEVVVCQNQLVTSRQPDDIPAFNRESVNLLK
- a CDS encoding LysM peptidoglycan-binding domain-containing protein, yielding MQIHVVQQGDTLTAIANTYNTTTTALTDANELTAPDNLVIGQTIVVPIVGQFYFVQPNDSLYSIAQQFDMSYQELAQLNNFPVGNILPVGYRLYIPPRPTRAITTNAYVEPMGDAVSETLENATSKNAPYLTYLALFSYNVNRDGTLTAPPLGNLPQIANNNNASLMLVVTNLEEGAFSAELGHIILTVQAVQNTLIDSVINTATTAGFTDIHFDFEFLPPDDREAYNNFLRTAKQRIANAGLLMSTALAPKTDPEQEGAWYEAHDYAAHGEIADFVVLMTYEWGYGGGPAMAVSPIDQVREVVEFALSVMPSEKILLGQNLYGYDWTLPFEEGGELAEAISPQQAITRAREQNVAIEFDQTAHAPFYLYTDAQGNRHEVWFEDARSIQAKFDLIRELDLLGIAYWKLGLAFPQNWLLLQDQFNITKLE